The Oryzias melastigma strain HK-1 linkage group LG6, ASM292280v2, whole genome shotgun sequence genome includes a window with the following:
- the slc13a1 gene encoding solute carrier family 13 member 1, whose amino-acid sequence MLKKIHRGLWNFRSFLLIVLTPLLLLPIPLVIGTKEADCAYVMILMAVYWVTEVIPLSMTAMLPAVLFPLFGIMKSSDVAKWYFKDFHFLLVGVICLATSIEKWGLHRRIALRLVTLVGVNPAWLMLGFMSGCALLSMWVQNTSAVTMVMPIVEAVLQQILKAKEYQCSGKDNPNLELDETDMSNEKEKQIKSNEMQPHGLKETFVQIQPVSQSNTTEVPVPAQGATNSRKQDLMMCKAMSIGIAYSSNIGGITTLPGTSPNLIFSEYLNQVYPDCNCINFGNWLLLCLPISIIMLFLTWIWLYWLFIGSDFSFLKCQKGEHSEKEKAAKKVIEEEYSSLGPMRSQEIVTGVAFVLMVLLWLTRSPGFFPGWASLFPEGQSGYFTDANVALMLGLLFFIIPAYGPSKKYEAMITWNEFQASMPWKVALLVGGGFALAEGTKESGLSLWVAELLTPLGDLPVFAVITIACVIVTMLTEVTSNAATTTIFLPILSPLAEAIHVNPLYILIPTTLCTSFSFLLPVSNPPNAVVYAYGHISIMDMVKAGLGVNVIGLLCVLLAVGTWGVPLFSLDTYPDWAPTIPSLNSTLP is encoded by the exons atgctaaaaaaaatacacagaggaCTATGGAATTTTCGCAGCTTTCTCTTGATTGTCCTCACCCCACTGCTCCTGTTACCCATTCCTCTGGTCATCGGGACAAAG GAGGCAGATTGTGCCTATGTGATGATTCTGATGGCCGTGTATTGGGTGACAGAGGTCATTCCCTTGTCCATGACTGCTATGCTACCTGCTGtcctttttcctttatttgGCATCATGAAGTCCTCTGAT GTGGcaaagtggtattttaaagACTTCCACTTCTTGCTTGTGGGTGTCATTTGCCTTGCCACATCCATTGAAAAGTGGGGCCTGCACCGCAGGATAGCATTGAGACTTGTCACACTGGTGGGAGTCAACCCTGCGTG GTTGATGCTGGGGTTCATGTCTGGCTGTGCCTTGCTCTCCATGTGGGTCCAGAACACCTCTGCTGTGACGATGGTGATGCCCATTGTGGAAGCCGTCCTTCAACAAATCCTGAAGGCCAAAGAATATCAGTGTTCGGGAAAAGACAACCCCAACCTGGAACTGGACG AAACTGACATGTCTAATGAAAAGGAAAAGCAAATTAAGAG TAACGAGATGCAGCCACATGGTTTAAAAGAGACTTTTGTTCAAATCCAACCAGTGTCCCAGTCTAACACAACTGAG GTTCCAGTTCCTGCACAAGGAGCGACCAACAGCAGGAAACAGGACCTGATGATGTGCAAAGCCATGTCTATTGGTATAGCGTACTCCTCCAACATCGGTGGCATCACTACACTTCCAGGAACCTCTCCTAACCTCATCTTCTCTGAATATCTCAACCA GGTTTACCCAGACTGCAACTGCATTAACTTTGGAAACTGGCTCCTGTTGTGCCTTCCTATCAGCATCATCATGCTCTTTCTGACCTGGATCTGGCTGTACTGGCTCTTCATTGGCTCAGA TTTCAGCTTCCTAAAGTGCCAAAAAGGAGAACATTCAGAGAAAGAGAAGGCCGCCAAAAAAGTGATTGAAGAGGAGTACAGTTCATTGGGACCCATGAG GTCTCAGGAAATAGTAACAGGAGTGGCGTTTGTGTTGATGGTGTTGTTATGGCTGACCAGATCTCCAGGTTTCTTTCCTGGGTGGGCTTCTCTTTTTCCAGA GGGTCAGTCAGGTTACTTCACAGATGCCAATGTGGCTTTGATGCTGggcctcctcttcttcattATTCCAGCCTACGGACCttccaaaaaatatg AGGCTATGATCACCTGGAATGAGTTTCAAGCTTCCATGCCATGGAAAGTTGCCCTTCTGGTTGGTGGAGGATTTGCACTTGCTGAAGGCACAAAG GAGTCTGGCTTATCTCTGTGGGTGGCTGAGCTCCTCACACCTTTAGGCGATTTGCCAGTTTTTGCCGTGATCACAATAGCCTGTGTTATTGTTACCATGCTGACAGAAGTGACCAGCAATGCAGCAACCACGACCATCTTCCTTCCTATCCTCTCTCCACTG GCAGAGGCTATCCACGTGAATCCACTTTACATCCTTATCCCAACCACACTCTGCACATCCTTCTCTTTCCTGCTGCCAGTGTCGAATCCGCCCAATGCTGTTGTGTATGCTTATGGACACATCAGCATCATGGACATG GTGAAGGCTGGGCTCGGTGTCAACGTGATTGGACTGCTGTGTGTCCTCTTGGCTGTAGGGACGTGGGGAGTTCCTCTCTTCTCTTTGGATACGTACCCTGATTGGGCACCAACTATTCCCAGTTTAAACTCCACACTACCCTGA